From the genome of Gemmatimonas phototrophica, one region includes:
- a CDS encoding DUF6526 family protein: MANSSQSYSNHAQYNPLYHYFTSPLALVFLVWSLTRFFKNPGYDTTYFLIGALAMFGVVSVSRLSPLRAQDRLIRLEEQLRYQRVLPAALAEQAAATFSPRHYIALRFAGDAELAGLVQNVIANPGLKGKEIKQQITNWRADTFRV, encoded by the coding sequence ATGGCCAACAGCTCGCAGTCATACAGCAATCACGCGCAGTACAACCCGCTCTATCACTATTTCACCAGCCCACTCGCGCTGGTGTTTCTGGTGTGGAGCCTCACCCGCTTCTTCAAGAACCCGGGATACGACACCACCTACTTCCTGATCGGGGCCCTGGCCATGTTCGGCGTCGTTTCTGTGTCGCGTCTGTCGCCGCTCCGGGCGCAGGATCGACTCATCCGACTGGAAGAACAGCTGCGCTATCAGCGCGTGCTCCCCGCCGCGCTGGCGGAGCAAGCCGCGGCGACCTTCTCACCGCGCCACTACATTGCGCTCCGTTTTGCCGGCGATGCGGAACTGGCCGGACTGGTGCAGAACGTCATCGCCAATCCCGGTCTCAAGGGCAAGGAAATCAAGCAGCAGATCACCAACTGGCGCGCCGATACGTTCCGCGTCTGA
- a CDS encoding M20/M25/M40 family metallo-hydrolase: MRPFLLAAALFAPIAMQAQPLRPQVDAWRKAHEREILDEAFALLAIPNVASNQDDIARNVAFLTQAFAKRGVTLVELRAPSGGSPALFGEIKVPGATRTVVMYAHYDGQPVAGGGWESEPFTPKLSRYANSAPTVDVPLPAPGDTVDPEVRIRARSASDDKGPIVAMLAALDAMKALNQRSTVNVKFFLEGEEEAGSNHLGELLRTHKDKLQSDAWLFFDGPVHVSGTPQIVLGVRGVMGAEVTFYGANRALHSGHYGNWSPNPAVAVATFIASIRDNDGRIKMPGFYNDVPALTAGDRALARALSVTDDSVRSSLGLSRTEANSAPLGERIMQPALNIRGIRGGNVGAGASNAVPTSASVSIDFRLVPDQQPARIRTLLEQHLAALGYTVVRDANAASRSNDRSRLAYVSYDSGYTAVRVPSALPVVQAVKRLMARSYGQEPFTLPILGGSLPLFHFVEQLGATVITVPTVNADNSQHAPNENLRVRNLWDGIGLMVELMSSLGKEWGPRS, encoded by the coding sequence ATGCGTCCATTTCTCCTAGCCGCCGCGCTGTTCGCGCCGATTGCCATGCAGGCCCAGCCGCTGCGCCCGCAGGTAGACGCGTGGCGTAAGGCCCACGAACGCGAGATCCTCGACGAAGCGTTCGCTCTGCTCGCCATTCCCAATGTGGCCAGCAATCAGGATGACATTGCCAGGAACGTGGCCTTCCTGACACAGGCATTCGCCAAACGAGGCGTCACGCTCGTCGAGCTGCGGGCGCCGAGTGGGGGGAGTCCGGCGCTCTTTGGCGAGATCAAGGTGCCGGGGGCCACGCGTACGGTGGTGATGTACGCGCACTACGATGGACAACCGGTGGCGGGAGGCGGCTGGGAGAGTGAGCCGTTCACGCCCAAGTTGAGCCGGTATGCGAACAGCGCCCCCACCGTGGATGTGCCGTTGCCGGCGCCGGGTGATACCGTTGATCCCGAGGTGCGTATCCGGGCCCGGTCGGCTAGCGACGACAAGGGGCCCATTGTGGCCATGCTGGCGGCACTCGACGCCATGAAGGCGCTCAATCAGCGGTCCACGGTGAACGTGAAGTTCTTTCTGGAAGGTGAGGAGGAGGCCGGCTCCAACCATCTGGGTGAGCTGCTGCGCACCCACAAGGACAAGCTGCAGTCGGACGCGTGGCTGTTCTTTGACGGCCCGGTGCATGTGAGCGGTACGCCGCAGATCGTCCTGGGGGTGCGTGGTGTGATGGGCGCCGAGGTGACCTTTTATGGCGCCAATCGCGCGCTGCACAGTGGGCACTACGGCAACTGGTCGCCCAATCCGGCGGTGGCGGTGGCCACGTTCATTGCGAGCATTCGCGACAACGACGGGCGTATCAAGATGCCCGGGTTCTACAACGATGTGCCCGCCCTGACGGCGGGGGACCGGGCGCTGGCGCGCGCGTTGAGCGTGACCGACGACAGCGTGCGGAGCTCGCTGGGGCTGTCGCGCACCGAAGCGAACAGTGCGCCGCTGGGCGAGCGCATCATGCAGCCAGCGCTGAATATTCGTGGAATTCGTGGTGGCAACGTGGGCGCCGGGGCCAGTAATGCCGTGCCCACCAGCGCCAGTGTGAGTATTGATTTCCGGCTGGTCCCCGACCAGCAGCCGGCCCGCATTCGCACGTTGCTGGAGCAGCATCTGGCAGCGCTGGGCTACACGGTGGTACGGGATGCCAACGCCGCCAGCCGCAGCAACGACCGTTCGCGGCTGGCGTATGTGAGCTATGACAGCGGCTACACGGCCGTGCGTGTTCCCAGTGCGTTGCCGGTGGTGCAGGCGGTCAAACGGCTCATGGCCCGCAGCTACGGGCAGGAACCGTTCACGCTACCCATCCTCGGCGGGTCCTTGCCTCTGTTTCACTTTGTGGAGCAGCTGGGCGCGACGGTGATCACGGTCCCCACCGTCAACGCCGACAACAGTCAGCATGCCCCCAACGAGAACCTGCGTGTGCGCAATCTGTGGGACGGCATCGGGCTCATGGTCGAATTGATGTCGAGCCTCGGGAAGGAGTGGGGCCCGCGCTCATGA
- the pnuC gene encoding nicotinamide riboside transporter PnuC, with protein sequence MTSVLVQESSTMLDSLCRWLSLHGSSCAEAFGFITGVANVWLVTRQSLWSWPLGVLNALFYMVVFARTGLYSDTGLQVVYFVLSLYGWWHWTRGAQASTPLPVTRTPSRLAAMLGGLVIVTWVTLALITSRIPGAALPWLDSLLVAISLVAQWMMTRKLLENWLLWIAVDVVYIGLFINRDLPLTAVLYAVFLGLAMLGYVQWRRSSQPSQTGVVHA encoded by the coding sequence ATGACCAGTGTCCTCGTCCAGGAAAGCTCAACCATGCTCGATTCGCTCTGCCGGTGGCTGTCGTTGCATGGGTCGTCCTGCGCCGAGGCGTTCGGCTTCATCACGGGGGTCGCCAACGTGTGGCTGGTCACGCGCCAGAGCCTGTGGAGTTGGCCACTGGGCGTCCTCAACGCGCTGTTCTACATGGTGGTCTTTGCCCGCACCGGCCTGTACAGCGACACTGGCCTCCAGGTCGTCTATTTCGTGCTGTCGTTATACGGGTGGTGGCACTGGACCCGTGGCGCGCAGGCCAGCACGCCACTCCCCGTTACCCGTACACCGTCACGTCTCGCCGCGATGCTGGGCGGTCTGGTGATCGTGACCTGGGTGACTCTCGCTCTGATCACGTCGCGCATTCCCGGGGCGGCCCTCCCCTGGCTCGATTCGCTGCTGGTGGCCATCAGCCTCGTGGCCCAGTGGATGATGACGCGCAAGCTGCTGGAGAACTGGCTGCTCTGGATTGCGGTGGACGTGGTGTACATCGGCCTGTTCATCAACCGCGACCTGCCACTCACCGCCGTGCTGTACGCCGTCTTCCTCGGACTGGCCATGCTCGGCTACGTGCAGTGGCGGCGGAGCAGCCAGCCCTCGCAGACCGGGGTAGTACACGCATGA
- a CDS encoding TonB-dependent receptor, producing MSRRILARLVRAGRPEASVSRGIAHGMATAVALPFFLSASSSGLAAQARPDSTRADSAARRIEGVSVQAIRAGSTAPIAQKTLERAVLTQRHYGQDVPMLLMNAAPSLIAHTETGTQWGYSYLRLRGLDQTRINITIDGVPLNDMEDQVLYFANFADLLSNVQSVQVQRGVGTSTAGTASYAGSINFETVPVARQDAGGDVQLQMGSFGAQRATASFNSGLQNGFATYGRVSALRTNGYRDHSGVAGRSAFLGAGWFGTRDIVKLTALVGQLYDTLSYTGATREELATNWRFNPLAPNERDKFGQQLVSLAWSRSLNNGGSLNTTVYRNSASGNYDYFELPDRYRFNLAHTWYGVTSVYNVERGALTVNTGVNANTYQRAHRGYFQPSTELYDNTGHKQDASGFVKLSYAAGRATWFADMQGRWARFRYEPSANAEITERSIDWTFFNPKAGVTYALGAGVSAFASYGITGREPARNDLFAGDDDLNAGNVDAYGDFTRVKPEQLRDFELGLNLRKTAFDLSANVYSMDFRNDIARIGAPTASGSILRRNVGSSYRRGLELDWAYRGIDRVVLAGNANWSTNRIAQFTDSSRGTPVVRRNVEPLLTPRFTSAHRVEVTPVSRLWLSLEGRYQSRAFLDNTSSPDRVLPDYYTLDATARVSAGPVTFTLRGQNLGDTRKFGSGAVSSSGRVRYFILPARAVFLTAAYDF from the coding sequence GTGTCTCGTCGCATCCTTGCGCGCCTCGTGCGCGCCGGGCGACCGGAGGCCAGCGTGTCGCGTGGTATTGCGCACGGCATGGCCACGGCAGTCGCCCTTCCGTTCTTCCTGTCTGCGTCTTCGTCTGGCCTGGCGGCTCAGGCGAGGCCCGACTCCACCCGTGCCGACAGCGCCGCGCGCCGTATTGAAGGCGTGTCGGTGCAGGCTATCCGGGCCGGGAGTACGGCCCCCATCGCGCAGAAAACCCTTGAGCGGGCGGTGCTCACGCAGCGGCACTACGGGCAGGACGTGCCCATGCTGCTCATGAACGCCGCGCCCAGTCTCATTGCCCACACTGAAACGGGCACCCAATGGGGCTACAGCTACCTGCGACTGCGCGGGCTTGATCAGACGCGCATCAACATCACCATTGATGGGGTGCCGCTGAACGACATGGAGGATCAGGTCCTCTATTTCGCCAACTTTGCCGATCTGTTGAGCAACGTGCAGAGTGTGCAGGTGCAGCGCGGCGTGGGAACCAGTACTGCCGGCACCGCGTCGTATGCGGGAAGCATCAACTTCGAGACGGTACCGGTGGCGCGCCAAGACGCCGGCGGCGATGTGCAGTTACAGATGGGGAGCTTCGGTGCGCAGCGCGCCACCGCGAGCTTCAACAGTGGCCTGCAGAACGGGTTTGCGACGTATGGCCGCGTGAGTGCGCTGCGCACCAATGGCTACCGCGATCACAGCGGCGTGGCCGGACGATCGGCGTTCCTGGGGGCCGGGTGGTTTGGCACCCGGGACATCGTGAAGCTGACGGCGCTGGTGGGGCAGTTGTACGACACACTCAGCTACACGGGCGCCACCCGCGAAGAGCTGGCCACGAACTGGCGGTTCAACCCGCTCGCGCCCAACGAACGCGACAAGTTCGGGCAGCAGCTGGTGTCACTGGCCTGGTCGCGCTCGCTGAACAACGGCGGGTCGCTCAACACGACCGTGTACCGCAACTCGGCGAGCGGCAACTACGACTACTTCGAGCTCCCGGATCGGTATCGGTTCAATCTGGCGCATACGTGGTATGGGGTGACCAGCGTGTACAACGTGGAGCGTGGGGCGCTCACGGTGAACACCGGCGTGAATGCCAACACCTATCAGCGCGCGCACCGCGGCTATTTCCAGCCCAGTACCGAGTTGTACGACAACACGGGACACAAGCAGGATGCGAGCGGCTTCGTGAAGCTATCGTACGCGGCAGGGCGCGCGACGTGGTTCGCCGACATGCAGGGGCGGTGGGCGCGGTTCCGCTACGAGCCCTCGGCCAACGCGGAGATCACGGAACGCAGCATCGACTGGACGTTCTTCAATCCCAAGGCCGGCGTTACATACGCCCTCGGCGCGGGCGTGTCGGCGTTTGCGAGCTATGGCATCACCGGCCGAGAGCCGGCGCGGAACGATCTCTTTGCCGGCGACGATGACCTCAACGCGGGCAACGTGGACGCCTACGGCGATTTCACGCGGGTCAAGCCGGAGCAGCTGCGCGACTTCGAGCTGGGGCTCAATCTGCGCAAGACGGCCTTCGACTTGTCGGCCAACGTGTACAGTATGGATTTCCGCAACGACATTGCGCGCATTGGAGCGCCGACGGCCAGCGGCTCCATTTTGCGGCGCAACGTGGGGAGCAGCTACCGTCGCGGGCTTGAGCTTGACTGGGCGTATCGTGGAATCGATCGCGTCGTGCTGGCTGGCAACGCCAACTGGAGCACGAACCGCATTGCGCAGTTCACCGACAGCTCACGCGGTACGCCGGTGGTGCGCCGTAATGTGGAGCCGCTGCTCACGCCGCGCTTCACCAGTGCCCATCGCGTGGAAGTCACGCCGGTGTCCCGGTTGTGGCTGAGCCTTGAGGGACGCTACCAGAGCCGTGCCTTCCTCGATAACACGAGCAGCCCCGATCGCGTGTTGCCGGACTACTACACGCTCGATGCCACCGCGCGCGTGTCGGCAGGGCCCGTCACGTTTACGCTACGCGGCCAGAATCTCGGTGACACGCGCAAGTTCGGCAGCGGTGCGGTGTCGAGCAGCGGGCGGGTGCGCTACTTCATTTTGCCGGCGCGCGCGGTGTTTCTGACGGCGGCGTACGACTTTTAA
- a CDS encoding putative bifunctional diguanylate cyclase/phosphodiesterase: protein MTVPDDVERRRANQRPTPYDRRVTGGGLSAGIPAVEPGPESPLGALARWDRAVLGVLMAYAATLAVWFSTSQTPLARGLLVRLLLPVPVAGVAMLLAWRASRDLTLDHGTRRFWRLMMLATALVPTEQLARLAPAPGISPWQDALWLGTALSAPVVMFYALLQLPSAPRAPVDRLKLYLDMATVAVGGVLLGWYNFSTITSITTDAGRLWFVLLHVQGVFDLVLVLVASIIWRRTALQHRANTLVIIGAALLVHFLGHTAAVVQMLHGMLVPDVMHMVSPIAITLVAAAAWVSSVSVMQREARRPRDKRGPSSSILPYAAALPGFALLLKVAYEQQAQPLVGLVIGAVALTVLAFARQFVSTREAVMALAESAARENEARFRALVQHSSDVIMIVDPDGTIRYASPSMATVFGHTPSALVGTNLLVLLHDEDYVVGSRFLDELARTTVRTGHSSPGVLKCEWRLRNAAGAWMTVDNVGTNLLREPVIGGLVLNTRDVTEQSVIKQQYMHQAFHDPLTDLANRSLFLYQVGHALARQSRHSHPVTVLFLDLDNFKTVNDSLGHAFGDRLLVEAARRLATCVRASDLIARLGGDEFAVLVEDAESVDEVLIVATRIGEALSRPFMLGGKEVFVNASIGIARSTSGEGSDELVRNADVAMYVAKTRGKGQHVLFEQQMHAAALERLVVEADLRRAIEHEEFFLQYQPIVELATGDIVGAEALVRWMCRDRGTVPPGVFIPIAEETGLIVPIGRWVLRRACREAQRWTRERGMSCRITVNLSGRQLQDASVVDDVRLALEESGLDPTQLVLEITESMLMHNTELSMERLMALKALGVSLAIDDFGTGYSSLSYLQRYPIDILKIDKAFVDVIDKGGEGPVLAQAIVALGETLRMNTVAEGIETEAQRGTLLRLGCEFGQGYLFAPPIDAEDYWQLLLARGARTPMTSGRHRERRAEAA from the coding sequence ATGACTGTTCCCGACGACGTCGAACGACGTCGCGCCAATCAACGTCCTACCCCCTATGATCGCCGCGTAACCGGTGGGGGCTTGTCCGCAGGCATTCCCGCCGTGGAGCCGGGACCAGAGAGCCCGTTGGGGGCGCTGGCGCGGTGGGACCGCGCGGTGCTTGGCGTGCTCATGGCGTATGCCGCCACCCTGGCGGTGTGGTTCAGTACCTCCCAGACCCCGCTGGCGCGCGGCCTCCTGGTGCGCCTGCTTCTCCCGGTGCCGGTGGCCGGCGTGGCCATGCTGCTCGCCTGGCGAGCCAGTCGGGACCTCACGCTCGATCATGGCACCCGCCGGTTCTGGCGCCTCATGATGCTGGCCACCGCGCTCGTTCCTACGGAACAGCTGGCCCGCCTGGCTCCCGCCCCTGGTATCAGCCCCTGGCAGGACGCGCTCTGGCTCGGCACCGCGCTCTCGGCGCCGGTCGTGATGTTTTATGCCCTGCTGCAGCTGCCCAGCGCACCGCGCGCGCCCGTGGATCGGCTCAAGCTGTATCTCGACATGGCAACGGTGGCGGTGGGCGGCGTGCTGTTGGGATGGTACAACTTCTCCACGATCACCTCCATTACCACCGACGCCGGTCGGCTCTGGTTCGTGCTGTTGCACGTGCAGGGCGTTTTTGACTTGGTGCTGGTGCTGGTCGCCTCAATCATTTGGCGTCGCACTGCGCTTCAGCACCGCGCCAATACGCTGGTCATCATTGGCGCCGCGCTGCTCGTGCACTTCCTCGGCCATACGGCGGCCGTGGTGCAAATGCTTCATGGCATGCTGGTCCCCGATGTCATGCATATGGTAAGCCCCATCGCCATTACGCTCGTGGCGGCGGCGGCCTGGGTCAGTAGTGTATCCGTAATGCAGCGCGAGGCGCGGCGCCCACGCGACAAGCGCGGCCCCTCGTCGAGTATCCTGCCCTATGCCGCCGCGTTGCCCGGTTTTGCGCTGCTGCTGAAGGTGGCGTACGAACAGCAGGCGCAGCCTCTGGTGGGATTGGTGATCGGGGCCGTGGCGCTCACCGTGCTCGCCTTCGCCAGACAGTTTGTCTCCACCCGTGAAGCGGTCATGGCACTGGCCGAATCGGCGGCCCGCGAGAATGAGGCCCGGTTCCGTGCGCTCGTGCAGCACTCCAGCGACGTCATCATGATCGTCGATCCGGATGGCACCATCCGGTACGCCAGCCCCTCGATGGCCACGGTGTTTGGGCATACCCCTTCCGCGCTGGTGGGCACCAATCTCCTCGTGCTGCTGCACGACGAGGATTATGTGGTGGGCTCCCGCTTTCTCGATGAGCTGGCCCGCACCACGGTCCGCACCGGGCACTCGTCGCCGGGGGTCCTCAAGTGCGAGTGGCGCCTGCGCAACGCAGCCGGTGCCTGGATGACGGTGGACAACGTGGGCACGAACCTGCTGCGCGAACCCGTCATTGGCGGGCTGGTGCTCAATACGCGCGATGTAACTGAGCAGAGTGTCATCAAGCAGCAGTACATGCATCAGGCGTTTCATGATCCGCTCACGGATCTCGCCAACCGTTCGCTCTTTCTGTATCAGGTGGGCCATGCGCTGGCGCGGCAGTCGCGTCATTCGCATCCGGTTACGGTGCTGTTCCTCGATCTCGACAACTTCAAAACGGTCAACGATTCGCTGGGCCATGCCTTCGGCGACCGTCTGCTTGTGGAAGCCGCCCGGCGGCTCGCCACCTGCGTGCGGGCCAGCGATCTCATCGCACGGCTGGGCGGCGACGAGTTTGCCGTGCTGGTGGAAGACGCGGAGTCGGTGGACGAAGTGCTCATCGTGGCCACCCGGATCGGCGAAGCGCTCTCGCGCCCGTTCATGCTGGGCGGAAAGGAAGTGTTCGTGAACGCTTCCATCGGGATTGCCCGCTCCACGAGTGGGGAGGGGTCCGACGAATTGGTGCGGAACGCCGACGTGGCGATGTACGTGGCCAAGACGCGCGGGAAGGGGCAGCATGTGCTCTTCGAACAGCAGATGCACGCGGCCGCGTTGGAACGTCTGGTGGTGGAAGCTGATCTCCGTCGTGCCATTGAGCACGAGGAGTTCTTCCTGCAGTACCAGCCCATCGTGGAGCTGGCGACGGGCGACATTGTAGGGGCCGAGGCGCTGGTGCGCTGGATGTGCCGTGATCGCGGCACCGTCCCCCCAGGGGTGTTTATTCCCATTGCCGAGGAAACGGGGCTGATTGTCCCGATTGGGCGCTGGGTGCTCCGTCGTGCCTGCCGTGAGGCCCAACGCTGGACTCGCGAACGTGGCATGTCGTGTCGGATTACGGTGAATCTGTCGGGTCGGCAGCTGCAGGATGCCAGCGTGGTGGACGATGTCCGACTTGCGCTTGAGGAGTCGGGGCTTGATCCCACGCAGCTCGTGCTGGAAATCACCGAGAGCATGCTGATGCACAACACCGAGCTGTCGATGGAGCGCCTGATGGCGCTCAAGGCACTCGGGGTGTCGCTGGCCATCGACGACTTCGGAACCGGTTATTCTTCCCTGAGCTATCTGCAACGCTATCCGATCGACATTCTGAAGATCGACAAGGCGTTTGTGGATGTCATCGATAAGGGAGGCGAAGGACCGGTGCTGGCACAGGCGATTGTGGCGCTAGGGGAGACGCTGCGGATGAACACCGTGGCGGAAGGGATCGAAACGGAGGCGCAGCGGGGAACGCTGCTCCGCCTGGGGTGCGAGTTTGGACAGGGGTATCTGTTCGCACCGCCCATCGATGCCGAGGACTATTGGCAGTTGCTCCTCGCCCGCGGCGCGCGCACGCCCATGACCAGCGGCCGGCATCGCGAGCGGCGTGCCGAAGCCGCGTAA
- a CDS encoding AAA family ATPase — protein MTPLTRVVVTGSESTGKTTLAAQLAACFGVPCVGEYVREFAAAKGSPLVYDDHAALVRGQTALEDAGMAQARADGHSLLVHDTDLLSTVVYHWHYHGKCEPYLEEAAQARRPDLYLLLEIDVPWVPDGIRDRGTRREEVQALFEETLERFGAKYVRISGSWQERFAAAVRSIEQVVLPHR, from the coding sequence ATGACGCCCCTCACACGCGTGGTGGTGACTGGCTCGGAGAGCACGGGCAAGACCACCCTTGCCGCTCAGCTGGCGGCATGCTTTGGCGTGCCTTGTGTGGGGGAATACGTGCGTGAATTTGCCGCCGCCAAGGGTTCGCCACTGGTCTACGACGATCATGCCGCCCTCGTGCGGGGGCAGACGGCGCTGGAAGATGCCGGCATGGCCCAGGCGCGTGCCGACGGCCACTCGCTCCTGGTACACGACACCGATTTGCTGAGCACCGTGGTATATCACTGGCATTACCACGGCAAATGTGAGCCCTATCTTGAAGAGGCCGCGCAGGCCCGCCGGCCGGATCTGTACCTGTTGCTCGAAATCGATGTCCCGTGGGTTCCCGATGGAATCCGTGACCGGGGCACACGTCGCGAGGAAGTCCAGGCGCTGTTCGAGGAGACGCTGGAGCGCTTTGGGGCAAAGTACGTCCGGATCAGCGGTTCATGGCAGGAGCGCTTCGCCGCCGCCGTTCGTAGCATTGAGCAGGTAGTCTTGCCGCACCGCTGA
- a CDS encoding THUMP domain-containing class I SAM-dependent RNA methyltransferase, translated as MPKPRKPTAPPRRTPVAAAAPALPPQTEWPDLLDVFAVCAPGFAPLVAAECEALGFTPVSVEPAGVALLLTRRDLFLLNCWSRCASRIVVRLATFEARDFATLEKQAARVPWVRVIAPGGQARIRVTCRKSRLYHSDAVAERVGRGIAGAITGSQVIGRARDDEEDDDEVATPSQLIVVRFDHDICTISADTSGALLHRRGWRLAVARAPLRETLAAGMLAALPWNGEVPLVDPFCGSGTIGIEAALRVRNMAPGVSRSFAMEQWPGADAVLMRAMYASVREAARAAARPSAGVPIVLRDRDSGAIAAARANAERAGVLDDLVIEQGALSDTDLAAIGPRGVVLTNPPYGLRVSEGADLRGLYARMGDVLRAGGRGWRFAMLVPPDKTLTGQLRVPMDPLLRTTNGGLPVELMASETLAAHRR; from the coding sequence GTGCCGAAGCCGCGTAAGCCAACCGCACCGCCTCGGCGGACGCCCGTGGCCGCCGCAGCGCCGGCGTTGCCCCCCCAGACTGAGTGGCCGGACCTGTTGGATGTCTTTGCCGTGTGTGCTCCCGGTTTTGCACCACTGGTGGCCGCCGAGTGCGAAGCCTTGGGGTTCACCCCGGTGTCGGTTGAGCCAGCCGGGGTCGCGCTGTTGCTCACGCGTCGCGATCTGTTCCTGCTCAATTGCTGGTCGCGCTGCGCCAGTCGCATCGTGGTGCGGCTGGCCACCTTCGAGGCGCGCGACTTCGCCACGTTGGAGAAGCAGGCGGCGCGGGTGCCGTGGGTCCGTGTGATCGCGCCTGGCGGACAGGCGCGCATTCGCGTCACCTGCCGCAAGTCACGACTATATCACTCCGATGCCGTGGCGGAACGGGTGGGGCGTGGCATTGCCGGGGCGATTACGGGCTCTCAGGTTATCGGGCGCGCGCGCGACGACGAAGAAGACGATGATGAGGTGGCGACGCCTTCTCAGCTGATCGTGGTGCGCTTCGATCACGATATCTGCACGATCAGCGCGGACACGTCGGGCGCGTTGTTGCACCGCCGTGGCTGGCGGCTGGCCGTGGCCCGCGCACCGCTGCGAGAAACGCTGGCGGCGGGAATGCTGGCCGCGTTGCCGTGGAACGGCGAGGTCCCGTTGGTCGATCCGTTTTGCGGATCGGGCACGATTGGCATTGAGGCCGCGCTGCGGGTCCGCAACATGGCGCCCGGCGTGTCCCGGTCGTTTGCCATGGAGCAGTGGCCGGGAGCCGATGCCGTGCTTATGCGGGCCATGTACGCGTCGGTGCGTGAGGCGGCCCGTGCAGCGGCACGCCCCAGTGCGGGCGTACCCATCGTGCTGCGCGACCGGGATAGCGGAGCCATTGCCGCGGCGCGTGCCAACGCCGAACGAGCGGGCGTGCTGGATGATCTCGTTATCGAGCAGGGCGCGCTGTCCGACACTGATCTGGCGGCCATTGGCCCGCGCGGGGTGGTGCTGACCAACCCTCCCTACGGTCTACGCGTGAGCGAGGGGGCGGACCTGCGGGGCCTCTACGCGCGCATGGGCGATGTGTTGCGCGCCGGTGGACGAGGCTGGCGCTTTGCCATGCTGGTGCCCCCCGACAAAACACTCACCGGTCAATTGCGGGTGCCCATGGATCCGCTGCTGCGCACCACGAACGGTGGGCTCCCGGTGGAGCTCATGGCGAGTGAGACGCTGGCGGCGCACCGTCGCTAG
- a CDS encoding UDP-3-O-(3-hydroxymyristoyl)glucosamine N-acyltransferase produces the protein MLIDETVLERATGLKAPAPFVCHGFALATQPAAAQSLAFLDDAQFLSAVADNAGIAVVLTTPALKEAVLGTGRVAIVTDDPRHDFYQTLNVAGREHATQRPTFIDPTAVIHPRATISGCNVHIGPRCIIEPGAVILPDVTMGAECIIRANAVVGTEGYEYKRTSRGLLPVFHDGSVVLGDRVEVGGNSCLDKGFHFRHTQLGNDTKVDNLVHIAHGVHTGQRCLIVAHAMVAGSVTLGNDVWVGPGAMISNGLTVGDGASISLGAVVTKSVPAGARVSGNFAVPHEKLLRHVKSISAE, from the coding sequence ATGCTCATTGATGAAACGGTGCTTGAGCGGGCAACGGGGCTCAAGGCACCCGCCCCTTTTGTTTGTCACGGCTTTGCGCTCGCCACACAACCGGCGGCGGCGCAGAGCCTGGCGTTTCTGGACGATGCGCAGTTCCTCTCCGCGGTGGCCGACAATGCGGGCATTGCCGTGGTGCTGACGACCCCGGCGCTGAAAGAGGCCGTGCTGGGCACCGGACGGGTGGCCATTGTGACGGACGATCCCCGGCACGATTTCTATCAGACGCTCAATGTGGCGGGACGGGAGCACGCGACTCAGCGTCCCACCTTCATTGATCCCACGGCGGTCATCCACCCGCGCGCCACCATCAGCGGATGCAATGTGCACATTGGACCACGGTGCATCATTGAGCCGGGCGCCGTGATTCTGCCCGATGTCACCATGGGCGCAGAGTGCATTATCCGCGCCAACGCGGTGGTTGGCACCGAAGGCTACGAGTACAAACGCACCTCTCGCGGACTGCTCCCGGTCTTTCACGACGGGTCAGTTGTCCTGGGTGACCGCGTGGAAGTGGGTGGTAACAGCTGCCTCGACAAAGGCTTTCACTTCCGGCACACGCAGCTCGGCAACGACACCAAGGTGGACAATCTCGTGCACATCGCCCACGGTGTGCACACCGGACAACGCTGTCTCATTGTGGCGCACGCCATGGTCGCCGGCAGTGTCACCTTGGGTAACGATGTGTGGGTTGGCCCCGGTGCCATGATCTCCAATGGGCTCACCGTTGGCGACGGTGCCTCCATCTCCCTCGGTGCCGTCGTAACGAAGTCCGTGCCGGCCGGCGCGCGCGTGAGCGGCAACTTCGCGGTACCGCACGAGAAACTGCTCCGACACGTCAAGTCCATTTCCGCCGAGTGA